A single window of Oreochromis aureus strain Israel breed Guangdong linkage group 7, ZZ_aureus, whole genome shotgun sequence DNA harbors:
- the LOC116326211 gene encoding kinesin-like protein KIF23 isoform X2: MQFAEMTQEVEVARPVDRPICGATPGRHHRNQAFKDELPLRLEEHSGPIDPDMPAAANPLILSLPSLPSCELTDPHDDITLPRLIEALKNRQRIKQMLIEECSKTANMIKSVLQELDTGLISKDNFIQEQNGKLLEKDKIIQGNKAEIERLEKKSKMQEHKIDILQKTTKIFEDDKRSLQHELGTREQRLQRELSEKRRMEQRLHGVISDTQFKWEKECERRVNALQLEMQNKLWVKDEKLKQLKAIVTESKTPGRPEPPPRQTQPQPQHQPRSQRPSKEDRLPPKRSASPSPVPCSVDSPHVSLEPESESGSAASDEEDEMNPRPVCPVPSRSTFLSVARSAREEQAAQDSMQDYSSPSTPTRTLTRPQASTGTSVSLARRRAVCLSRVDERDCFPSPSFHVDLIERSYRTTTPVRPLHRRSRSAGGEKWVDHKPSSSMDLGTVLQPVIPNAIQVSAPSEKALSKCDRYVLTHQEVASDGEIQTKLIKGEVIKTRGGGQAVQFTDIETLKQELTTVPRITKKTGVCFLCWPCSRVCL, translated from the exons ATGCAGTTTGCAGAGATGACCCAAGAGGTGGAAGTGGCCAGGCCAGTGGACAGACCAATCTGTGGCGCTACTCCAGGCCGTCATCATAGAAACCAGGCATTCAAAGATGAGCTGCCTCTGAGATTGGAGGAACACAGTGGCCCAATAGATCCtg ACATGCCTGCTGCTGCAAACCCTCTGATCCTCAGTCTCCCATCTCTACCCTCCTGCGAGCTGACTGACCCACACGATGACATCACCCTGCCCAGGTTGATTGAAGCCCTGAAGAACAGGCAGAGGATCAAGCAGATGCTGATTGAAGAATGCAGTAAAACAG CCAACATGATCAAGTCTGTGCTTCAGGAACTGGATACCGGCCTAATTTCCAAAGACAACTTTATTCAGGAACAAAACGGCAAACTgttagaaaaagacaaaatcatCCAAGGCAACAAAGCAGAGATTGAACGTTTAGAGAAGAAATCAAAGATGCAAGAACACAAG ATTGACATCCTGCAGAAAACAACTAAAATCTTTGAAGATGACAAGCGCTCGCTGCAGCATGAGCTGGGAACCAGAGAGCagaggctgcagagggagctgtcAGAGAAGAGACGCATGGAGCAGCGCCTGCATGGCGTGATCTCGGACACCCAGTTCAAGTGGGAGAAAGAATGT GAGAGACGTGTTAATGCACTGCAGCTTGAAATGCAAAATAAGCTGTGGGTGAAAGACGAAAAGCTGAAGCAGCTCAAGGCCATCGTGACAGAGAGCAAGACTCCAGGTCGCCCTGAACCTCCACCCCGTCAGACGCAGCCACAGCCACAGCATCAGCCCCGTTCTCAGCGACCCTCCAAAGAGGACCGCCTACCACCAAAGAGATCAGCCTCACCCTCACCTGTCCCT TGCTCAGTCGATTCCCCTCACGTCAGTCTAGAACCAGAGTCAGAGTCAGGCAGTGCTGCTAGCGATGAGGAGGATGAGATGAACCCAAGGCCCGTCTGCCCCGTCCCCAGCAGAAGTACCTTTTTGTCTGTGGCTAGATCTGCACGTGAGGAACAGGCAGCTCAGGACAGCATGCAGGATTACAGTTCCCCTAGTACACCCACAAGAACACTCACAAGACCCCAGGCTTCAACGGGCACTTCAGTCAGCCTGGCCAGGAGGAGAGCTGTGTGCTTGAGCAGAGTGGATGAGAGAGACTGCTTCCCTTCCCCTTCGTTTCATGTAGACCTAATTGAAAGAAGTTACAGG ACGACAACACCAGTACGCCCACTGCACCGTCGTTCCCGCTCTGCTGGTGGGGAGAAGTGGGTGGACCACAAGCCATCGTCAAGCATGGACTTGGGCACAGTTTTGCAGCCAGTCATTCCCAACGCCATCCAGGTGTCTGCACCCAGCGAGAAGGCTCTGTCCAAGTGTGACAGATACGTGCTAACGCACCAAGAAGTTGCCTCCGACGGCGAGATACAGACCAAACTTATAAAG ggCGAGGTCATCAAAACAAGAGGAGGCGGGCAAGCTGTCCAGTTCACTGACATTGAGACACTGAAACAGGAGCTCACTACAGTCCCAAG GATAACGAAAAAAACTGGGGTTTGCTTTCTGTGCTGGCCTTGTTCTAGAGTCTGTCTTTGA
- the LOC116326211 gene encoding kinesin-like protein KIF23 isoform X1, which translates to MQFAEMTQEVEVARPVDRPICGATPGRHHRNQAFKDELPLRLEEHSGPIDPDMPAAANPLILSLPSLPSCELTDPHDDITLPRLIEALKNRQRIKQMLIEECSKTANMIKSVLQELDTGLISKDNFIQEQNGKLLEKDKIIQGNKAEIERLEKKSKMQEHKIDILQKTTKIFEDDKRSLQHELGTREQRLQRELSEKRRMEQRLHGVISDTQFKWEKECERRVNALQLEMQNKLWVKDEKLKQLKAIVTESKTPGRPEPPPRQTQPQPQHQPRSQRPSKEDRLPPKRSASPSPVPSFHFTLQCSVDSPHVSLEPESESGSAASDEEDEMNPRPVCPVPSRSTFLSVARSAREEQAAQDSMQDYSSPSTPTRTLTRPQASTGTSVSLARRRAVCLSRVDERDCFPSPSFHVDLIERSYRTTTPVRPLHRRSRSAGGEKWVDHKPSSSMDLGTVLQPVIPNAIQVSAPSEKALSKCDRYVLTHQEVASDGEIQTKLIKGEVIKTRGGGQAVQFTDIETLKQELTTVPRITKKTGVCFLCWPCSRVCL; encoded by the exons ATGCAGTTTGCAGAGATGACCCAAGAGGTGGAAGTGGCCAGGCCAGTGGACAGACCAATCTGTGGCGCTACTCCAGGCCGTCATCATAGAAACCAGGCATTCAAAGATGAGCTGCCTCTGAGATTGGAGGAACACAGTGGCCCAATAGATCCtg ACATGCCTGCTGCTGCAAACCCTCTGATCCTCAGTCTCCCATCTCTACCCTCCTGCGAGCTGACTGACCCACACGATGACATCACCCTGCCCAGGTTGATTGAAGCCCTGAAGAACAGGCAGAGGATCAAGCAGATGCTGATTGAAGAATGCAGTAAAACAG CCAACATGATCAAGTCTGTGCTTCAGGAACTGGATACCGGCCTAATTTCCAAAGACAACTTTATTCAGGAACAAAACGGCAAACTgttagaaaaagacaaaatcatCCAAGGCAACAAAGCAGAGATTGAACGTTTAGAGAAGAAATCAAAGATGCAAGAACACAAG ATTGACATCCTGCAGAAAACAACTAAAATCTTTGAAGATGACAAGCGCTCGCTGCAGCATGAGCTGGGAACCAGAGAGCagaggctgcagagggagctgtcAGAGAAGAGACGCATGGAGCAGCGCCTGCATGGCGTGATCTCGGACACCCAGTTCAAGTGGGAGAAAGAATGT GAGAGACGTGTTAATGCACTGCAGCTTGAAATGCAAAATAAGCTGTGGGTGAAAGACGAAAAGCTGAAGCAGCTCAAGGCCATCGTGACAGAGAGCAAGACTCCAGGTCGCCCTGAACCTCCACCCCGTCAGACGCAGCCACAGCCACAGCATCAGCCCCGTTCTCAGCGACCCTCCAAAGAGGACCGCCTACCACCAAAGAGATCAGCCTCACCCTCACCTGTCCCT TCTTTCCATTTCACTCTCCAGTGCTCAGTCGATTCCCCTCACGTCAGTCTAGAACCAGAGTCAGAGTCAGGCAGTGCTGCTAGCGATGAGGAGGATGAGATGAACCCAAGGCCCGTCTGCCCCGTCCCCAGCAGAAGTACCTTTTTGTCTGTGGCTAGATCTGCACGTGAGGAACAGGCAGCTCAGGACAGCATGCAGGATTACAGTTCCCCTAGTACACCCACAAGAACACTCACAAGACCCCAGGCTTCAACGGGCACTTCAGTCAGCCTGGCCAGGAGGAGAGCTGTGTGCTTGAGCAGAGTGGATGAGAGAGACTGCTTCCCTTCCCCTTCGTTTCATGTAGACCTAATTGAAAGAAGTTACAGG ACGACAACACCAGTACGCCCACTGCACCGTCGTTCCCGCTCTGCTGGTGGGGAGAAGTGGGTGGACCACAAGCCATCGTCAAGCATGGACTTGGGCACAGTTTTGCAGCCAGTCATTCCCAACGCCATCCAGGTGTCTGCACCCAGCGAGAAGGCTCTGTCCAAGTGTGACAGATACGTGCTAACGCACCAAGAAGTTGCCTCCGACGGCGAGATACAGACCAAACTTATAAAG ggCGAGGTCATCAAAACAAGAGGAGGCGGGCAAGCTGTCCAGTTCACTGACATTGAGACACTGAAACAGGAGCTCACTACAGTCCCAAG GATAACGAAAAAAACTGGGGTTTGCTTTCTGTGCTGGCCTTGTTCTAGAGTCTGTCTTTGA
- the LOC116326211 gene encoding kinesin-like protein KIF23 isoform X3 — protein MQFAEMTQEVEVARPVDRPICGATPGRHHRNQAFKDELPLRLEEHSGPIDPDMPAAANPLILSLPSLPSCELTDPHDDITLPRLIEALKNRQRIKQMLIEECSKTANMIKSVLQELDTGLISKDNFIQEQNGKLLEKDKIIQGNKAEIERLEKKSKMQEHKIDILQKTTKIFEDDKRSLQHELGTREQRLQRELSEKRRMEQRLHGVISDTQFKWEKECERRVNALQLEMQNKLWVKDEKLKQLKAIVTESKTPGRPEPPPRQTQPQPQHQPRSQRPSKEDRLPPKRSASPSPVPSFHFTLQCSVDSPHVSLEPESESGSAASDEEDEMNPRPVCPVPSRSTFLSVARSAREEQAAQDSMQDYSSPSTPTRTLTRPQASTGTSVSLARRRAVCLSRVDERDCFPSPSFHVDLIERSYRTTTPVRPLHRRSRSAGGEKWVDHKPSSSMDLGTVLQPVIPNAIQVSAPSEKALSKCDRYVLTHQEVASDGEIQTKLIKGEVIKTRGGGQAVQFTDIETLKQELTTVPR, from the exons ATGCAGTTTGCAGAGATGACCCAAGAGGTGGAAGTGGCCAGGCCAGTGGACAGACCAATCTGTGGCGCTACTCCAGGCCGTCATCATAGAAACCAGGCATTCAAAGATGAGCTGCCTCTGAGATTGGAGGAACACAGTGGCCCAATAGATCCtg ACATGCCTGCTGCTGCAAACCCTCTGATCCTCAGTCTCCCATCTCTACCCTCCTGCGAGCTGACTGACCCACACGATGACATCACCCTGCCCAGGTTGATTGAAGCCCTGAAGAACAGGCAGAGGATCAAGCAGATGCTGATTGAAGAATGCAGTAAAACAG CCAACATGATCAAGTCTGTGCTTCAGGAACTGGATACCGGCCTAATTTCCAAAGACAACTTTATTCAGGAACAAAACGGCAAACTgttagaaaaagacaaaatcatCCAAGGCAACAAAGCAGAGATTGAACGTTTAGAGAAGAAATCAAAGATGCAAGAACACAAG ATTGACATCCTGCAGAAAACAACTAAAATCTTTGAAGATGACAAGCGCTCGCTGCAGCATGAGCTGGGAACCAGAGAGCagaggctgcagagggagctgtcAGAGAAGAGACGCATGGAGCAGCGCCTGCATGGCGTGATCTCGGACACCCAGTTCAAGTGGGAGAAAGAATGT GAGAGACGTGTTAATGCACTGCAGCTTGAAATGCAAAATAAGCTGTGGGTGAAAGACGAAAAGCTGAAGCAGCTCAAGGCCATCGTGACAGAGAGCAAGACTCCAGGTCGCCCTGAACCTCCACCCCGTCAGACGCAGCCACAGCCACAGCATCAGCCCCGTTCTCAGCGACCCTCCAAAGAGGACCGCCTACCACCAAAGAGATCAGCCTCACCCTCACCTGTCCCT TCTTTCCATTTCACTCTCCAGTGCTCAGTCGATTCCCCTCACGTCAGTCTAGAACCAGAGTCAGAGTCAGGCAGTGCTGCTAGCGATGAGGAGGATGAGATGAACCCAAGGCCCGTCTGCCCCGTCCCCAGCAGAAGTACCTTTTTGTCTGTGGCTAGATCTGCACGTGAGGAACAGGCAGCTCAGGACAGCATGCAGGATTACAGTTCCCCTAGTACACCCACAAGAACACTCACAAGACCCCAGGCTTCAACGGGCACTTCAGTCAGCCTGGCCAGGAGGAGAGCTGTGTGCTTGAGCAGAGTGGATGAGAGAGACTGCTTCCCTTCCCCTTCGTTTCATGTAGACCTAATTGAAAGAAGTTACAGG ACGACAACACCAGTACGCCCACTGCACCGTCGTTCCCGCTCTGCTGGTGGGGAGAAGTGGGTGGACCACAAGCCATCGTCAAGCATGGACTTGGGCACAGTTTTGCAGCCAGTCATTCCCAACGCCATCCAGGTGTCTGCACCCAGCGAGAAGGCTCTGTCCAAGTGTGACAGATACGTGCTAACGCACCAAGAAGTTGCCTCCGACGGCGAGATACAGACCAAACTTATAAAG ggCGAGGTCATCAAAACAAGAGGAGGCGGGCAAGCTGTCCAGTTCACTGACATTGAGACACTGAAACAGGAGCTCACTACAGTCCCAAG GTGA
- the LOC116326211 gene encoding kinesin-like protein KIF23 isoform X4 translates to MQFAEMTQEVEVARPVDRPICGATPGRHHRNQAFKDELPLRLEEHSGPIDPDMPAAANPLILSLPSLPSCELTDPHDDITLPRLIEALKNRQRIKQMLIEECSKTANMIKSVLQELDTGLISKDNFIQEQNGKLLEKDKIIQGNKAEIERLEKKSKMQEHKIDILQKTTKIFEDDKRSLQHELGTREQRLQRELSEKRRMEQRLHGVISDTQFKWEKECERRVNALQLEMQNKLWVKDEKLKQLKAIVTESKTPGRPEPPPRQTQPQPQHQPRSQRPSKEDRLPPKRSASPSPVPTTTPVRPLHRRSRSAGGEKWVDHKPSSSMDLGTVLQPVIPNAIQVSAPSEKALSKCDRYVLTHQEVASDGEIQTKLIKGEVIKTRGGGQAVQFTDIETLKQELTTVPRITKKTGVCFLCWPCSRVCL, encoded by the exons ATGCAGTTTGCAGAGATGACCCAAGAGGTGGAAGTGGCCAGGCCAGTGGACAGACCAATCTGTGGCGCTACTCCAGGCCGTCATCATAGAAACCAGGCATTCAAAGATGAGCTGCCTCTGAGATTGGAGGAACACAGTGGCCCAATAGATCCtg ACATGCCTGCTGCTGCAAACCCTCTGATCCTCAGTCTCCCATCTCTACCCTCCTGCGAGCTGACTGACCCACACGATGACATCACCCTGCCCAGGTTGATTGAAGCCCTGAAGAACAGGCAGAGGATCAAGCAGATGCTGATTGAAGAATGCAGTAAAACAG CCAACATGATCAAGTCTGTGCTTCAGGAACTGGATACCGGCCTAATTTCCAAAGACAACTTTATTCAGGAACAAAACGGCAAACTgttagaaaaagacaaaatcatCCAAGGCAACAAAGCAGAGATTGAACGTTTAGAGAAGAAATCAAAGATGCAAGAACACAAG ATTGACATCCTGCAGAAAACAACTAAAATCTTTGAAGATGACAAGCGCTCGCTGCAGCATGAGCTGGGAACCAGAGAGCagaggctgcagagggagctgtcAGAGAAGAGACGCATGGAGCAGCGCCTGCATGGCGTGATCTCGGACACCCAGTTCAAGTGGGAGAAAGAATGT GAGAGACGTGTTAATGCACTGCAGCTTGAAATGCAAAATAAGCTGTGGGTGAAAGACGAAAAGCTGAAGCAGCTCAAGGCCATCGTGACAGAGAGCAAGACTCCAGGTCGCCCTGAACCTCCACCCCGTCAGACGCAGCCACAGCCACAGCATCAGCCCCGTTCTCAGCGACCCTCCAAAGAGGACCGCCTACCACCAAAGAGATCAGCCTCACCCTCACCTGTCCCT ACGACAACACCAGTACGCCCACTGCACCGTCGTTCCCGCTCTGCTGGTGGGGAGAAGTGGGTGGACCACAAGCCATCGTCAAGCATGGACTTGGGCACAGTTTTGCAGCCAGTCATTCCCAACGCCATCCAGGTGTCTGCACCCAGCGAGAAGGCTCTGTCCAAGTGTGACAGATACGTGCTAACGCACCAAGAAGTTGCCTCCGACGGCGAGATACAGACCAAACTTATAAAG ggCGAGGTCATCAAAACAAGAGGAGGCGGGCAAGCTGTCCAGTTCACTGACATTGAGACACTGAAACAGGAGCTCACTACAGTCCCAAG GATAACGAAAAAAACTGGGGTTTGCTTTCTGTGCTGGCCTTGTTCTAGAGTCTGTCTTTGA